One stretch of Podospora pseudoanserina strain CBS 124.78 chromosome 4, whole genome shotgun sequence DNA includes these proteins:
- the DAL81_1 gene encoding Fungal specific transcription factor (COG:L; EggNog:ENOG503NVUA), which yields MSTSIAVPRTAPIAIAPKPPTARFPPSRQGSVHHHGHNFDSYGSGFNSPDSGSVLSLNTPPCEACRNRRSECVMGEDTEEHCVACQYTGTECSLVESSGSSSPLGARKRKLNGGDGAEEGRSKRSSPGRSDNRSQRRRQNQHHQQPSVSCTTTSSSLIEDMANFGGPTLLKRTLGLQADRYCQYIGPTTDFEPSLINLSSFDPQDESLLARGTLRRVSDNDTFLLLPDNNTPGYDHIIEDADEIENIVAPHGRRLIDLYFRVVHPGFPIIQRSVFYEKYERSHREFSPPLLAAVYILAINWWEHEEELAGLPKPNVRELERLVRTTLADAMYRPKLSTIQAGLLLSQRPEGDQWAPTAQLVAVGQELGLHLDCTNWKIPPWERGLRKRLAWALYLQDKWGALVHGRPSHIFASNWAVQPLNPNDFPDIECDETDAEERLELERGRVLFRQMVQLSQILAEILDTFYTLQATSQIANAGPQGTQLVLSLAKPIQLKLKEWYSALPALVRMDSTFQTTPSSSSGSRFSPIGYLHLAYFATEITLHRRIIRSMSALPEDNNPNTPSIDPYIQHICRSAAKARLISAMDFVNRLTPSHLRAFWYFASKTNFALIGTFGSLLWGTSPGREEAEWYRRRLGEYRWTLSVSSKPGEGTSKGLTEFAMGMLDISTGLLKKLPEKPLLSRSGSEVGFGGSGGVDQVRRSSLFALGHAGGSSASLNSMAGGGGRGGPGGGFSLGMQSPRSDIGEEEGEEMDSEDDGEGEGGYGSFSVGN from the exons ATGTCCACCTCGATCGCCGTCCCAAGGACGGCCCCCATAGCTATCGCGCCAAAACCCCCCACGGCACGCTTCCCACCGAGTCGACAGGGCAGTGtgcaccaccacggccacaaCTTTGACTCTTACGGGAGCGGGTTCAACTCGCCTGATTCGGGGTCGGTGCTGAGCTTGAATACGCCGCCGTGTGAGGCTTGCCGGAACAGGAGGAGTGAGTGCGTTATGGGTGAGGATACCGAGGAGCACTGCGTGGCTTGTCAGTATACTGGGACCGAGTGCTCGTTGGTGGAGAGCAGTGGGAGTAGCAGCCCTTTGGgtgcgaggaagaggaagttgaatggaggggatggggcggaggaagggaggagtAAGAGGAG TTCCCCAGGACGGTCTGATAACAGATCGCAGCGTCGGCGGCaaaaccagcaccaccagcaacccaGCGTCTCGTGCACCACTACCAGCAGCTCCCTAATCGAAGACATGGCCAACTTTGGCGGGCCCACGCTGCTCAAGCGCACGTTGGGGCTGCAGGCGGATCGGTACTGCCAGTACATTGGGCCCACCACTGACTTTGAGCCCTCGCTCATCAACCTGTCATCATTCGACCCGCAAGATGAGAGTCTGCTCGCGAGGGGGacgttgaggagggtgagcgACAACGACAcgttcttgttgctgccggACAACAACACGCCGGGGTATGATCACATCATCGAGGACGCGGACGAGATTGAGAACATTGTGGCGCCGCACGGGAGGAGGCTGATCGACCTCTACTTTCGGGTAGTGCACCCGGGCTTTCCCATCATTCAACGGAGTGTGTTTTATGAAAAGTACGAGAGGAGCCACCGCGAGTTttcgccgccgctgctggcgGCCGTGTACATCCTGGCCATCAACTGGTGGGAGCACGAGGAGGAGCTAGCGGGGTTGCCGAAGCCGAATgtgagggagctggagaggttggtgaggaccACGTTGGCGGATGCCATGTACAGGCCGAAGCTGTCGACGATACAGGCggggttgctgttgagccAGAGGCCGGAGGGGGATCAGTGGGCGCCGACTGCGCAGCTTGTGGCGGTGGGACAGGAGCTGGGGTTGCATTTGGATTGCACGAACTGGAAGATTCCGccttgggagagggggttgaggaagaggctggCTTGGGCTCTGTATTTGCAG GATAAATGGGGCGCCCTCGTCCACGGCCGACCTTCCCACATCTTTGCGTCCAACTGGGCCGTCCAGCCGCTCAACCCCAACGACTTTCCCGACATTGAATGCGACGAGACCGACGCCGAGGAACGGCTCGAGCTTGAGAGGGGTCGGGTCCTTTTCAGGCAAATGGTCCAGCTTTCCCAAATCCTGGCCGAAATCCTGGACACGTTTTACACTTTGCAGGCAACCTCTCAGATCGCCAACGCCGGCCCGCAGGGCACTCAGCTCGTCTTGTCCCTCGCCAAGCCCATccagctcaagctcaaggagtGGTATTCCGCTCTCCCGGCTCTCGTCAGGATGGACTCGACCTTTCAGACCacaccctcgtcctcttcggGGAGCAGGTTCTCCCCGATCGGCTATCTGCACCTGGCCTACTTTGCAACCGAGATCACGCTCCACCGCCGCATCATCAGGTCCATGTCCGCCCTTCCGGAggacaacaaccccaacacgCCGTCCATCGACCCTTACATCCAGCACATTTGCCGCTCGGCCGCCAAGGCCAGACTCATCTCCGCAATGGATTTTGTCAACCGGCTCACTCCGTCCCACCTGAGGGCGTTTTGGTACTTTGCCTCCAAGACAAACTTTGCGCTGATCGGGACGTTTGGGAGCCTGCTGTGGGGGACGAGcccggggagggaggaggcggagtgGTATAGACGGCGGCTGGGCGAGTACAGGTGGACGCTGAGCGTGTCAAGCaagccgggggaggggacgagCAAGGGGTTGACCGAGTTTGCGATGGGGATGCTGGATATCAGCacggggttgttgaagaagctgccGGAGAAGCCGTTGTTGAGTCGGAGCGGGAGTgaggttgggtttggagggtcAGGAGGGGTGGATcaggtgaggaggagcagcttgTTTGCCTTGGGGCATGCGGGGGGGAGTTCGGCGAGTTTGAACAGCatggctgggggtggtgggaggggggggccGGGAGGGGGTTTTAGTTTGGGGATGCAGAGTCCCAGGAGTGAtattggggaggaggagggggaggagatggacagtgaggatgatggggagggggagggggggtatggGAGTTTTTCGGTTGGGAACTGA
- a CDS encoding hypothetical protein (EggNog:ENOG503P7B2) — translation MQFSSPVLSSVILFSSRPSPGLSLFAMKSLTLLSLLSSLTGAHAAVASEANTAEVAADAIALNTFKDAIWSAESLPTPLRGPGYRPLIPPSYERCAVDPNGPRDFTYLTPNGLAVTRDRRTSRAIEETDPDDQFQGLVFEPPNNVFSPRGVFDVRLPGRGDRPSRYLAIFKNGEVGWVLRSTNGQTALRDERGQPYVTTVFSVQCDGLSTAGVINGLEFEFAVKDGKLYARGIPPTKKHSHVFSKRQENGGVQVSESSGGRLSITVGLYVLPRLPDVIADPPVTKTCPKGADYTTRDPAPPVTSNGCGPTDWWRWYFAPKLHETFEDACNWVDVCWTDCTQTFTTCNSGFAARLLDRCNERFRTESSLSSCRNLASAYVAHYSMANAALTYEGVKDKYCGCQCADPEQHLCGDVCIYKNDPNNCGRCNKVCPSGCINGVCASTCQNPWSCNTPGDLCSADGATPNPETIDDYTDLCLCAEAAESAGNVCAWAGDVCGAKGCAVNSDCEYGSACILLSCCRGTPGVCISVRDDYCNNPALPRNGLLRSQPEGNRLFEGAFAKKVVG, via the exons ATGCAATTTTCCTCTCCTGTGTTGTCATCGGTCATCCTTTTCTCTTCCAGACCGAGCCCCGGGCTCTCACTCTTCGCAATGAAgtccctcaccctcctttccctcctctcctcactCACCGGCGCCCACGCCGCCGTAGCCTCGGAAGCCAACACGGCAGAGGTCGCCGCCGACGCCATCgccctcaacaccttcaaAGACGCCATCTGGTCGGCCGaatccctccccacccccctccgagGACCAGGCTACAGacccctcatccctccctcGTACGAACGCTGCGCCGTCGACCCAAACGGGCCTCGTGACTTCACCTACCTCACCCCCAACGGCCTCGCCGTCACCCGCGACCGGCGCACCAGCCGCGCCATCGAGGAGACCGATCCCGACGACCAATTCCAAGGTCTCGTCTTCGAACCCCCCAACAACGTCTTCTCCCCCAGAGGCGTCTTTGACGTCCGCCTCCCCGGCCGGGGCGACAGACCATCCCGCTacctcgccatcttcaaaAACGGGGAAGTAGGCTGGGTCCTCCGCAGCACAAACGGACAGACCGCCCTCCGCGATGAACGGGGCCAGCCCTACGTCACCACAGTCTTCTCCGTCCAGTGCGACGGTCTTTCCACTGCGGGTGTGATCAACGGGCTAGAGTTTGAGTTTGCCGTCAAGGACGGCAAGCTTTACGCTCGGGGTATCCCCCCTACCAAGAAGCACTCCCACGTCTTTTCCAAGAGGCAGGAGAACGGTGGTGTCCAGGTTTCCGAGAGCAGCGGAGGTCGGCTGAGCATCACGGTGGGATTGTACGTCCTCCCACGACTCCCAGACGTCATCGCCGACCCCCCCGTCACCAAGACTTGCCCCAAAGGCGCAGACTACACCACCCGCGACCCCGCCCCCCCGGTGACGTCCAACGGATGCGGCCCGACAgattggtggaggtggtatTTCGCGCCAAAGCTGCACGAGACGTTTGAAGATGCCTGCAACTGGGTGGATGTCTGCTGGA CCGACTGCACCCAaaccttcaccacctgcaACTCGGGCTTCGCCGCCCGCCTCCTCGACCGCTGCAACGAGCGCTTCCGCACCGagtcctccctctcctcctgccgcAACCTAGCCTCCGCCTACGTGGCCCACTACAGTATGGCCAACGCCGCCCTCACCTACGAGGGCGTCAAGGACAAGTACTGCGGCTGCCAGTGCGCCGATCCCGAGCAGCACCTCTGCGGTGACGTCTGCATCTACAAGAACGACCCCAACAACTGCGGTCGCTGCAATAAAGTA TGCCCCTCCGGCTGCATAAACGGCGTCTGCGCCTCCACCTGCCAAAACCCCTGGTCCTGCAACACCCCAGGCGACCTCTGCTCCGCCGACGGcgcaacccccaacccgGAAACCATCGACGACTACACcgacctctgcctctgcgCCGAGGCCGCCGAGTCGGCAGGCAACGTCTGCGCCTGGGCCGGCGACGTCTGCGGCGCAAAGGGCTGCGCCGTCAACTCCGACTGCGAGTACGGCTCCGCCTGCATCCTGCTGTCCTGCTGCCGCGGCACGCCCGGTGTCTGCATCAGCGTGAGGGACGACTACTGCAACAACCCTGCGCTGCCCAGGAACGGGCTGTTGAGGAGTCAGCCTGAGGGGAACAGGCTTTTTGAGGGTGCGTTCGCGAaaaaggttgtgggttga